In a single window of the Aminomonas paucivorans DSM 12260 genome:
- a CDS encoding M24 family metallopeptidase has translation MLQQQRVARLRRRLEEEGLDAVYLGPSSDLEYLSGLVLFPDERPKGLMVSRSGLFALTPMLYQEDMGCTLGADVPLQVWEDHQGFLGAWTRGCEALGLAGKRIAVNDGMRAVDLLDAQGALPGTYLNGARLLEPLRRRKDPEELDKMRQASKMADEVVRRLAAYLRPGQVERELSKKILEWFEELGAQDLSFQPIVASGPNGSMPHYGGCDRVIQENDLVIFDLGCRYRGYCSDTTRTLFVGEPTAKQKEVYEIVRQAQVAGEAAVRPGVPAQEVDRAARKVIADAGYGNYFLNRLGHGIGVAVHEAPYIIEGSELPLEVGNVFSIEPGIYLPGEFGVRIENLVAVTETGCEPLNAFPRELTVAG, from the coding sequence ATGTTGCAGCAGCAGCGGGTTGCGCGGCTTCGGAGACGTTTGGAGGAGGAGGGACTGGATGCGGTGTATCTGGGGCCCTCTTCGGACCTGGAATATCTGTCCGGCCTGGTGCTGTTTCCCGACGAGCGCCCCAAGGGGCTTATGGTCTCCCGAAGCGGTCTCTTCGCCCTGACCCCCATGCTCTATCAGGAGGACATGGGGTGCACCCTGGGGGCGGACGTGCCCCTCCAGGTCTGGGAGGACCACCAGGGCTTCCTGGGTGCCTGGACCCGGGGGTGCGAGGCCCTGGGGCTTGCGGGCAAACGCATCGCCGTCAACGACGGAATGCGGGCGGTGGACCTGCTGGACGCCCAGGGGGCGCTGCCGGGGACGTACCTCAACGGGGCCCGGCTGCTGGAGCCCCTGCGCCGCCGCAAGGACCCGGAGGAGCTGGACAAGATGCGCCAGGCCTCCAAGATGGCCGACGAGGTGGTGCGGCGTCTGGCGGCGTACCTGCGTCCCGGGCAGGTGGAACGGGAGCTTTCCAAGAAGATCCTGGAGTGGTTCGAGGAGCTGGGGGCTCAGGATCTCTCCTTCCAGCCCATCGTGGCCTCGGGGCCCAACGGTTCCATGCCCCACTACGGGGGGTGCGACCGGGTGATCCAGGAGAACGACCTGGTGATCTTCGACCTGGGGTGCCGCTACCGGGGCTACTGCTCCGACACCACCCGGACCCTCTTCGTGGGAGAGCCCACGGCGAAGCAGAAGGAAGTCTACGAGATCGTCCGACAGGCCCAAGTCGCAGGGGAGGCGGCGGTGCGCCCGGGGGTGCCCGCCCAGGAGGTGGACCGGGCGGCGCGGAAGGTGATCGCCGACGCGGGCTACGGGAACTACTTCCTCAACCGCCTGGGGCACGGCATCGGCGTGGCGGTCCACGAGGCCCCCTACATCATCGAGGGGAGCGAGCTGCCCCTGGAGGTGGGGAACGTCTTCAGCATCGAGCCGGGGATCTACCTGCCCGGAGAGTTCGGGGTGCGCATCGAGAACCTGGTGGCGGTGACGGAGACGGGGTGCGAACCTCTCAACGCCTTCCCCCGGGAGCTCACCGTCGCGGGCTGA
- a CDS encoding HD-GYP domain-containing protein, which translates to MKRTRKYRKMVPVKEVLQHPKACFVQNIFTPNGSAVLVPNKVPICDLVASLPEPERLIRSLESQGIREVELEFRHPLDVQKTKALLEEIDSSFRVVDAQLSSQVVEDLSDIYSRLTIDQKFHFPRGEVERLGGMLAEEVGKATHILMSLVNPETADTYTQTHSLNVSLLSGYLAKRLCELKGFHPSLVEKAIQAGLLFDLGKATLPREILEKPEPLGAEELRIVRSHPAESVRIARASGVSDPDILEGILHHHERWDGSGYPDGLTEKKIPVIARILAVADTFDAMTSQRVYKNAVSSKVSFNFIMSANETHFDPDVCRVFLSGMGIYPPGCVVELSDGTVGTVAASTEGNLLQPKILLQEGDQTRIIELCREAHRNLFIKRALDV; encoded by the coding sequence ATGAAGCGAACCCGGAAGTACCGCAAGATGGTCCCGGTGAAGGAAGTGCTCCAACACCCCAAGGCCTGCTTCGTCCAGAACATCTTCACCCCCAACGGCAGCGCCGTCCTGGTGCCCAACAAAGTCCCCATCTGCGACCTGGTGGCAAGCCTTCCGGAACCGGAACGGCTGATCCGCTCCCTGGAGAGCCAGGGCATCCGGGAAGTGGAGCTGGAGTTCCGTCACCCCCTGGACGTCCAGAAGACCAAGGCCCTCCTGGAGGAGATCGATTCCTCCTTCCGGGTGGTGGACGCCCAGCTGAGCAGCCAGGTGGTGGAGGACCTCTCGGACATCTACTCCCGCCTCACCATCGACCAGAAGTTCCACTTCCCCCGGGGAGAGGTGGAGCGCCTGGGGGGGATGCTGGCGGAGGAGGTGGGCAAGGCCACCCACATCCTGATGTCTCTGGTGAACCCGGAGACCGCGGACACCTACACCCAGACCCACAGCCTCAACGTCTCCCTCCTCTCGGGCTACCTGGCCAAGCGGCTCTGCGAACTCAAGGGTTTCCACCCCTCCCTGGTGGAGAAGGCCATCCAGGCGGGGCTCCTCTTCGACCTGGGCAAGGCGACGCTCCCCCGGGAGATCCTGGAGAAGCCGGAACCCCTGGGGGCGGAGGAACTTCGAATCGTCCGCTCCCACCCCGCCGAGAGCGTCCGCATCGCCCGGGCCTCGGGGGTCTCCGATCCGGACATCCTGGAGGGCATCCTGCACCACCACGAGCGATGGGACGGCTCGGGCTACCCCGACGGGCTGACGGAGAAGAAGATCCCCGTGATCGCCCGCATCCTGGCGGTGGCGGACACCTTCGACGCCATGACCTCCCAGAGGGTGTACAAGAACGCCGTGTCCTCCAAGGTCTCCTTCAACTTCATCATGAGCGCCAACGAGACCCACTTCGACCCGGACGTGTGCCGGGTCTTCCTGAGCGGCATGGGCATCTACCCGCCGGGCTGCGTGGTGGAACTCTCCGACGGCACCGTGGGCACCGTGGCGGCCTCCACGGAGGGCAACCTCCTCCAGCCCAAGATCCTCCTCCAGGAGGGGGACCAGACCCGAATCATCGAACTCTGCCGGGAAGCCCACCGCAATCTCTTCATCAAACGGGCACTGGACGTCTAA
- a CDS encoding ABC transporter substrate-binding protein, producing the protein MNDRSVERILEVLSQFGPGLLQDPDQLSQLLEERCGDDYRRENFLFSFALREALQEGVPLDRPLERDVLLGLGEHLQERLGVSRESAIWVLSALERVLLTLYPEEGGRGIEARPGNLPPLDGSGGRPLRRLSPRQRFWAGMGILAVVLMMGALVYRIVADRRPEGGEFRLVLLTALTGPQGPVGQARLKAAQLAVDQINAQGGVRGYRVRLLGYDAPDPQKVLPLARKATQSLRPSLILAACGNEGGLALAPWSTSARVPLVVLEGGDSRITLAAPDRPYPYVFRLVFDDAYEGKLLAYFIRQGLGRRTAALFFPLEDPRGVAVDRAFEAAYRRLGGVVTARFGVEGPEQDIAPALGVVRDAGTEVLVFPASGRILARLLIQAREAGFEGPVLGGTGYDDSLWAQGGSALNRTWWLVHAAPGDPGLQPFLKAYRQKYRDPLPRSLVVPGVLAYDGVKWAADALERASSYRPDGIRHALAATRNLSLAHGTLTIDAATHGPRNKAAALLYALDGMGRFQKRIWMRR; encoded by the coding sequence ATGAACGATCGATCGGTGGAGCGGATTCTGGAGGTGCTGTCCCAGTTCGGTCCGGGACTGCTTCAGGACCCGGACCAGCTTTCCCAGCTCCTGGAGGAGCGTTGCGGCGACGATTACCGCAGGGAGAACTTCCTCTTCTCCTTCGCCCTGAGGGAGGCGCTGCAGGAGGGGGTCCCCTTGGACCGTCCCCTGGAACGGGACGTGCTGCTGGGGTTGGGGGAGCACCTTCAGGAACGCCTGGGGGTCTCCCGGGAGTCCGCCATCTGGGTTCTCTCCGCCCTGGAGCGGGTCCTCCTGACCCTGTACCCGGAGGAGGGAGGCCGGGGGATCGAGGCCCGACCGGGCAACCTGCCCCCCCTGGACGGTTCCGGGGGACGGCCGCTTCGGCGTCTGTCCCCGCGACAGCGGTTCTGGGCGGGCATGGGGATCCTGGCGGTGGTGCTCATGATGGGGGCCCTGGTCTACCGGATCGTGGCGGACCGACGCCCCGAGGGGGGGGAGTTCCGCCTGGTGCTCCTCACCGCCCTGACGGGCCCTCAGGGGCCGGTGGGGCAGGCGCGCCTCAAGGCGGCCCAGCTGGCGGTGGACCAGATCAACGCCCAGGGAGGAGTCCGGGGGTACCGGGTGCGGCTGTTGGGGTACGACGCGCCGGACCCGCAGAAGGTCCTTCCCCTGGCTCGCAAGGCCACCCAGTCCCTGCGGCCCTCCCTGATCCTGGCGGCCTGCGGCAACGAGGGGGGGCTGGCGCTGGCCCCCTGGAGCACCTCCGCCCGGGTGCCCCTGGTGGTCCTGGAGGGGGGGGATTCCCGGATCACCCTGGCCGCCCCGGACCGCCCGTATCCCTACGTCTTCCGGCTGGTCTTCGACGACGCCTACGAGGGGAAGCTCCTGGCCTACTTCATCCGACAGGGATTGGGGCGGCGCACCGCGGCCCTGTTCTTTCCCCTGGAGGACCCCCGGGGGGTGGCGGTGGACCGGGCCTTCGAGGCGGCCTACCGGCGCCTGGGAGGGGTGGTGACCGCCCGGTTCGGGGTGGAGGGGCCGGAGCAGGACATCGCCCCCGCCCTGGGGGTGGTGAGGGACGCGGGCACGGAGGTCCTGGTGTTCCCCGCCTCCGGCAGGATCCTGGCCCGGCTGCTGATTCAGGCCCGGGAGGCGGGGTTCGAAGGGCCCGTCCTCGGGGGCACGGGGTACGACGATTCCCTCTGGGCCCAGGGCGGGAGCGCCCTGAACCGGACCTGGTGGCTGGTCCACGCGGCGCCGGGAGACCCGGGGCTCCAACCCTTCCTGAAGGCCTACCGACAGAAGTACCGGGATCCCCTGCCCCGATCCCTGGTGGTCCCGGGGGTCCTGGCCTACGACGGGGTGAAGTGGGCGGCGGATGCCCTGGAGCGGGCCTCCTCCTACCGTCCCGACGGGATCCGCCACGCCCTGGCGGCCACCCGCAATCTCTCCCTGGCCCACGGGACCCTCACCATCGACGCGGCCACCCACGGGCCGCGCAACAAGGCGGCGGCTCTCCTCTACGCCCTGGACGGGATGGGGCGTTTCCAGAAGCGGATCTGGATGCGCCGATAG